TTTCCCGAGAACATCGTTTTTTTTCTTTCGGAGCATTTCCAGCATGGCACCGTTAATCATCAGGGTATTCATCTCCGAATCGAACAATATAAAACCTTCTGTCGCCGAATCTATAAAATCCCGGAACATTTCCATGCTTACGGATGGCTCAGTTTTATGTCTGTTTCCCACAATCCGACCCTCAATCCATGAGTTTAGTTCGAATCAGGTTACGTCCGTGACTTTTCGCATCATAGAGCGCATCATCGGAAGCTTTTATCAGCGAAACCGGATCGGTTACACGACCCGGAAAGACAACCGATATTCCTATGCTGACCGTAACAAATTTCCCGATATCCGATTCTTGGTGTTCAATTGCCATGTCCCTCAGGCGGGACTGAATCGCCTCGGCAACTTTCTGTGCACCTTTTTCCTTGGTGCCGGGGAGTAAAACAACGAATTCTTCTCCCCCGTAACGGGCTACGAAATCGCCGGAGCGGTTCACGGTCTGTTCAATCGCTCTGGCAACTTCCCTGAGACACTCGTCACCCCTGAGATGGCCGTACGTATCATTGAATCTTTTAAAGTAATCGATGTCGATCATGAGAAGGGAAACCGGCTCTTTGTCACGGGCAGCCCGCCGCCACTCGGTCTGATACACATCGTCAAAAAAACGTCGGTTCGGAATGCCTGTAAGCCCGTCACGAATGGAAATCTCATGCAGTTTTTTATTCGCTTCCTCGAGATTCCGTGTCAGTTTCTCGAGTTCCCGCTCATGCGCCTTTCGGTGTTCGGTCTCATCCTCCAGAGCCTTTTCATGAAGTTTCTGGCTGGTGATATCCCGATAAAACCATACCCGGCCGTAACAATCACCCTCCTGATTCATCACAGGCGCCGTATAGCTGTCAAACACCCGTCCGTCCTTCAATTCTATTTCAAACCGGTCGCTTTCTTCACAGTGTTTCCGCAAATGATCCAATCTCCCGGTAACCATACCGGAATCAGCCATTTTTTTATAGAGAAGCTGTTCGGCCTTCTCCCGGGAACCATCATCGATAATTCTGCGGGGTATTTTCCACATCTCGGTAAACCGCTTATTCGCTGAAATCAGTTTACCGTTGCCCGAAACGACAAGAATACCGTCAATCGAGGCTTCGGTCTGGCTCTCCAGAAGTGTCTTCTGAAAACGTAAAACTTCCTCTTTTCTTTTCTGCTCGGTTATGTCGCGGGCGAAAACGGCGACACGGCATACATTACCCTGTTCATCGAGAATCGGATAAACCATGGTATCAAAATAATAATCCGACCGCATATCCTGAAACCGTACCGCCTTTTTTGTCCGGATTACATCCAGAACCTGCTTCTTCCGCGCATCCTTTATCTCCGGAGGCATTAAATCCTGAAGGTTTTTGCCGGTCAATTCCTTCGCAGTCTTGCCGAGCCGTTGAGCGGCGATTTCATTGATAAGAAGAATTTTCCCCGTAAGATCGATCATTATCGCGGATTCCGAGGTAACGTTCAGAAGCGCCTGAGCGGTACGTTCGTTTTCGAGGAGAGCTTGTTCCGCCAGTTTCCGTCGGGATATATCCTTGCCGAAACATGCAATTTCAACAACCTGCCCGCTGTTATTCGAAATTGCATAATACCGCCATTCGACCCATACTCTTTCACCGTTGAGGCAGGTATTTTCAATCTCCTGTGTCACATATTCATCGGGGTGGCTCAGCAGCTGCCTGATCATTTTTCGAAAATAACGAGCGTAATTGCCCGTTTTCGGAATGATGGTATCAATGACACTTTTACCGATTATTTCATCACCGGAAAATCCGAATGTTTCCCCCGCGAATGCATTGAAAAACGTGATGAAACCATCTTTATCTATCCGTAAAACAATGATGTTCGCATTCTGTACAAGATCTTCGTACTGATTCATGAGACAGTGAGACACTTTCCGGGTATTTTCCTTCGGAGCCGATTGACCTGTCTCCGCAGTCATGGCATTTTGTATGGTTCTGCTGCTTTTCATAAAAAAGTACTCTCCTGATTATTATCAAATTCCTGACTGATATATATATATGAATTTCCTAATTTAACCAAGGGAAATTATCGGATAATCAATAATATCGGTATTATCTTAAACGTTTTTCTGCCTGAAAAGGTATCGGATTATGTAAGGCGAATAGTGGAAAATAGCTCGTCATGTTACTTTCCTTTGCTCGCCCAAAGGAAAGTAACCATCCCCGATTAATGATTCGGGGACAAAGTGCGCCCCGTGAAAAGCCTTTTTCCTCATTCGCTTCGCGATTTTCGGGAAGCGCAAAACTCACACATCTTCGATGTGTTCAAACAGTTGCGCTTCTTTTTCCGAAAACCGCTCATTCATTCGGGGCTTTTCAACGGGGAATATGCACTGGAAGCGTTTTAAAACTCCGATGCTCACTATTGTAAGAATTTATAAAACAATCCGGTTATGCCATGTAATAAGCATGTAAGTTATAAGAATTTCACCACGGAGACCTGCTGCGACGGTATGTCAGCACGGCGAGTATGGAGGACACGGAGAAAAAAATCAGTATATCCTGTTTTATGCATAGTGTGTATTGGAAAGAGGCTGCTGTGCATCTTTAACGTTATAAAATATCCGCAGTTCTTCCACAGTGAAACAGCACGGTTGATCGGAAATTCCCCCCTTCTTTTATAGAGGGATACGGCGCAGCCGAGGGGGGTCAATGAAAAGTCCGGATAAAAAATGTCACCATACAATACGTTGTGAATTCATATCATTACGCCCTGCATTGAAATACCGGGCTATTACCGAAAAGTCCCGTTCGGGACTCTGTCGAAGGAGGATTCCGCAGAAATTTTTCGACAGGAGCACCTGATGATCATACAAAAATCCCGAAAACTCCACATTTTATCATGGTAATCAGTTAATCATAGCAATCAGCGGTTCAGACAATGTATTTCCCCTCTGTCTCTCTGTCCCTTTGTCCCTTATGCCTTGTGCCTTCTGCCTTGTCCCTTTGTCCCTTGTGCCTTTTGCCTTCTGCCTTGCCCCTTACTCTTTTTCCCCGTACTTTTTCAGCATGTACCGTATCTTGCGCTCGGTAATCCCGAGGAGCCGTGCGGCAGCGCTCTTGTTTCCGGCGGTTTCATCCATCGCTTTACGGAGCCGTGAGCGTTCGAGGGCGGCAACCTGTTCTTCGAGTGAACTGTCCTCCGGGGTTTTGCTGTCGTCACCGGAAGAAATGCGGAGCGGCAGGTCACGGAGCGTGATCGCATCCCCGCGTGAGAGGACGACTGCCTGCTCGACGATGTTGCCGAGCTCGCGCACATTGCCGGGAAACGGGTACTTGACGAGACGGTCGAGGGCTTCCGGCGATATCGAGCCGATCTTCTTTCCGTGTTCGCGGGAATAATGCCCGATAAAATGCTCCACGAGCACGGGTATATCCGATCTGCGGTTCCGCAGCGGAGGAATCTCGATGCCGACAACATTGAGACGGTAGTAGAGGTCCTGACGGAAGTCTCCGTTCCTGGCATCCTCTTCGAGGTTACGGTTCGTTGCGGCGACTATGCGGACATCGACATGAAGGCTCTCGTTTCCTCCAACCCGCTCGAAGGCGCGTTCCTGGAGGACTCGCAGCAGTTTGACCTGGACGGTCAGGGGAACCTCCCCGATCTCGTCGAGAAACAGTGTCCCGCCGTCCGCCTGCTCGAACCGTCCGACCCGAAGCCTGTCCGCACCGGTAAACGAGCCCTTTTCATGGCCAAACAGCTCGCTTTCGATAAGGTTCTCGGGCACCGCCGAACAGTTCACTGCAACGAAGGGCTTCTGTTTACGGTCGCTCAGCTCATGAATTGCGCGGGCGACAAGTTCCTTTCCCGTTCCGCTCTCGCCGGTCACGAGCACGGTGGCACGGCTTTCCGCCGCCCGGGCGACCAGACTCATCACACCTTCCATCGCCTCGGAGATGTACACAATCCCGG
The window above is part of the bacterium genome. Proteins encoded here:
- a CDS encoding diguanylate cyclase; translation: MKSSRTIQNAMTAETGQSAPKENTRKVSHCLMNQYEDLVQNANIIVLRIDKDGFITFFNAFAGETFGFSGDEIIGKSVIDTIIPKTGNYARYFRKMIRQLLSHPDEYVTQEIENTCLNGERVWVEWRYYAISNNSGQVVEIACFGKDISRRKLAEQALLENERTAQALLNVTSESAIMIDLTGKILLINEIAAQRLGKTAKELTGKNLQDLMPPEIKDARKKQVLDVIRTKKAVRFQDMRSDYYFDTMVYPILDEQGNVCRVAVFARDITEQKRKEEVLRFQKTLLESQTEASIDGILVVSGNGKLISANKRFTEMWKIPRRIIDDGSREKAEQLLYKKMADSGMVTGRLDHLRKHCEESDRFEIELKDGRVFDSYTAPVMNQEGDCYGRVWFYRDITSQKLHEKALEDETEHRKAHERELEKLTRNLEEANKKLHEISIRDGLTGIPNRRFFDDVYQTEWRRAARDKEPVSLLMIDIDYFKRFNDTYGHLRGDECLREVARAIEQTVNRSGDFVARYGGEEFVVLLPGTKEKGAQKVAEAIQSRLRDMAIEHQESDIGKFVTVSIGISVVFPGRVTDPVSLIKASDDALYDAKSHGRNLIRTKLMD
- a CDS encoding sigma-54 dependent transcriptional regulator — protein: MKAAVLIVDDEAIQRELLGGYLKKKGYDVQAASSGPEALDHITTHTFDIMITDQKMPEMSGLELAGRVRNDHPNISVVMLTAYGSIDDAVQAMKNGVEDYLTKPINLEELDLILERILDRRQLVRENEWLREQVRKSPDVPGIVYISEAMEGVMSLVARAAESRATVLVTGESGTGKELVARAIHELSDRKQKPFVAVNCSAVPENLIESELFGHEKGSFTGADRLRVGRFEQADGGTLFLDEIGEVPLTVQVKLLRVLQERAFERVGGNESLHVDVRIVAATNRNLEEDARNGDFRQDLYYRLNVVGIEIPPLRNRRSDIPVLVEHFIGHYSREHGKKIGSISPEALDRLVKYPFPGNVRELGNIVEQAVVLSRGDAITLRDLPLRISSGDDSKTPEDSSLEEQVAALERSRLRKAMDETAGNKSAAARLLGITERKIRYMLKKYGEKE